A genomic region of Sciurus carolinensis chromosome 7, mSciCar1.2, whole genome shotgun sequence contains the following coding sequences:
- the Dnph1 gene encoding 2'-deoxynucleoside 5'-phosphate N-hydrolase 1, translating to MAAAGARGRGEPVEPGAPGRRALYFCGSIRGGREDRALYARIVSRLRRFGAVLTEHMAAAELGARGEEAAGGDRLIHERDLAWLQQADVVVAEVTQPSLGVGYELGRAVALNKQILCLFRPQSGRVLSAMIRGAADGSRFQVWDYEEGEVEAILDRYFEADPPEQMAASDDPTA from the exons ATGGCGGCGGCCGGGGCGCGGGGGCGCGGGGAGCCGGTGGAGCCGGGCGCGCCAGGCCGCAGGGCCTTGTACTTCTGCGGGAGCATCCGTGGCGGACGCGAGGACCGGGCGTTGTACGCGCGGATCGTGTCCCGGCTGCGACGCTTCGGGGCGGTGCTCACCGAGCACATGGCGGCGGCCGAGCTGGGCGCACGTG GAGAAGAGGCTGCTGGGGGTGACAGGCTCATCCATGAGCGCGACTTGGCCTGGCTGCAGCAGGCAGATG TGGTCGTGGCTGAAGTGACACAGCCATCCTTGGGTGTAGGCTATGAGCTAGGCCGGGCCGTGGCCCTCAATAAGCAAATCCTGTGCCTGTTTCGCCCACAGTCTGGACGAG tgCTTTCAGCCATGATCCGGGGAGCAGCAGATGGCTCAAGGTTCCAAGTGTGGGACTACGAAGAGGGAGAGGTAGAAGCCATTCTGGATCGATACTTTGAGGCTGATCCTCCCGAGCAGATGGCTGCCTCTGATGACCCAACTGCCTGA